In one window of Gossypium hirsutum isolate 1008001.06 chromosome A01, Gossypium_hirsutum_v2.1, whole genome shotgun sequence DNA:
- the LOC107922258 gene encoding G2/mitotic-specific cyclin-2 isoform X3, with amino-acid sequence MAGSDENNPGVIGPSQEVGLRAGARGKFAAATGQNRRALSIVNRDVVGAPPFPCAVKKRPLSENAVSNKIPSTHVHRPITRKFAAEMANKLQMKPEVPNESDDFTIIDLDDPKESNDTEVPMFERHVESMLEEIDRMEEVEMEDIAEGPFLDIDNGDKKNPLAVVEYIDDLYKFYRKAECTGCVPPNYMAQQHDINEKMRAILIDWLIEVHYKFELMEETLYLTVKVIDRFLSVHQVVRKKLQLVGITAMLLACKYEEVSVPVVEDLILISDKAYSRKEVLDMEKLMINTLQFNLSSPTPYVFMRRFLKAAQSNKKLELLSFFMIELCLVEYEMLKFPPSLLAAAAIFTAQCTIGGFKHWSKTCEWYTNYKEEQLMDCSRMMVTFHQKAGTGKLTGVQRKYCTSKYGYAAKTEPATFLLEAKS; translated from the exons ATGGCTGGATCAGATGAGAACAATCCAGGAGTTATCGGACCCTCGCAAG aAGTGGGCTTGCGTGCCGGGGCCCGGGGGAAGTTCGCGGCGGCGACTGGGCAGAATCGGAGGGCATTGAGCATCGTTAATCGGGATGTAGTTGGAGCTCCACCTTTCCCTTGTGCTGTCAAAAAGAGACCTTTATCTGA aaatgcagtctctaaTAAGATCCCATCCACACATGTGCATAGACCAATTACTAG GAAGTTTGCTGCGGAGATGGCGAACAAGCTGCAAATGAAACCAGAG GTTCCAAATGAATCGGATGATTTCACTATCATAGATTTGGATGACCCCAAGGAAAGTAATGACACCGAAGTGCCTATGTTTGAGCGACATGTTGAATCTATGTTGGAGGAGATTGACCGGATG GAGGAGGTTGAAATGGAAGACATTGCTGAAGGGCCTTTTTTGGACATTGACAATGGTGATAAAAAGAATCCGCTTGCAGTTGTTGAGTACATTGATGATTTATACAAATTCTACAGGAAAGCAGAG TGTACCGGTTGTGTCCCTCCAAATTATATGGCACAACAACATGACATTAACGAAAAGATGAGAGCTATCCTCATTGATTGGCTGATAGAG GTTCATTACAAGTTTGAGCTGATGGAAGAGACCTTATATCTGACAGTCAAGgtaattgatagatttttatCAGTCCATCAAGTTGTGAGGAAGAAACTTCAGCTGGTTGGAATAACAGCCATGCTTCTTGCCTGCAAATACGAAGAAGTTTCTGTTCCGGTTGTGGAGGATCTGATTCTGATTTCTGATAAGGCTTACAGCAGGAAAGAAGTGCTTGACATG GAGAAATTGATGATCaatactttacaattcaatctatCTTCTCCTACACCATATGTGTTTATGAGGAGATTTCTCAAAGCTGCTCAATCTAACAAGAAG CTTGAGCTTCTGTCGTTCTTCATGATCGAGCTGTGCCTAGTCGAATATGAAATGCTTAAATTTCCACCTTCTTTATTAGCTGCTGCTGCTATTTTCACTGCTCAGTGTACTATTGGTGGGTTTAAGCATTGGAGCAAGACCTGTGAGTGGTATACAAACTACAAAGAAGAGCAGCTTAT GGATTGCTCAAGAATGATGGTTACTTTCCATCAGAAAGCAGGTACAGGGAAACTTACAGGCGTACAACGCAAGTATTGCACATCTAAGTATGGTTATGCTGCAAAAACTGAACCAGCAACTTTTCtccttgaggcaaaatcctag
- the LOC107922258 gene encoding G2/mitotic-specific cyclin-2 isoform X5, with protein sequence MAGSDENNPGVIGPSQVGLRAGARGKFAAATGQNRRALSIVNRDVVGAPPFPCAVKKRPLSEKFAAEMANKLQMKPEVPNESDDFTIIDLDDPKESNDTEVPMFERHVESMLEEIDRMEEVEMEDIAEGPFLDIDNGDKKNPLAVVEYIDDLYKFYRKAECTGCVPPNYMAQQHDINEKMRAILIDWLIEVHYKFELMEETLYLTVKVIDRFLSVHQVVRKKLQLVGITAMLLACKYEEVSVPVVEDLILISDKAYSRKEVLDMEKLMINTLQFNLSSPTPYVFMRRFLKAAQSNKKLELLSFFMIELCLVEYEMLKFPPSLLAAAAIFTAQCTIGGFKHWSKTCEWYTNYKEEQLMDCSRMMVTFHQKAGTGKLTGVQRKYCTSKYGYAAKTEPATFLLEAKS encoded by the exons ATGGCTGGATCAGATGAGAACAATCCAGGAGTTATCGGACCCTCGCAAG TGGGCTTGCGTGCCGGGGCCCGGGGGAAGTTCGCGGCGGCGACTGGGCAGAATCGGAGGGCATTGAGCATCGTTAATCGGGATGTAGTTGGAGCTCCACCTTTCCCTTGTGCTGTCAAAAAGAGACCTTTATCTGA GAAGTTTGCTGCGGAGATGGCGAACAAGCTGCAAATGAAACCAGAG GTTCCAAATGAATCGGATGATTTCACTATCATAGATTTGGATGACCCCAAGGAAAGTAATGACACCGAAGTGCCTATGTTTGAGCGACATGTTGAATCTATGTTGGAGGAGATTGACCGGATG GAGGAGGTTGAAATGGAAGACATTGCTGAAGGGCCTTTTTTGGACATTGACAATGGTGATAAAAAGAATCCGCTTGCAGTTGTTGAGTACATTGATGATTTATACAAATTCTACAGGAAAGCAGAG TGTACCGGTTGTGTCCCTCCAAATTATATGGCACAACAACATGACATTAACGAAAAGATGAGAGCTATCCTCATTGATTGGCTGATAGAG GTTCATTACAAGTTTGAGCTGATGGAAGAGACCTTATATCTGACAGTCAAGgtaattgatagatttttatCAGTCCATCAAGTTGTGAGGAAGAAACTTCAGCTGGTTGGAATAACAGCCATGCTTCTTGCCTGCAAATACGAAGAAGTTTCTGTTCCGGTTGTGGAGGATCTGATTCTGATTTCTGATAAGGCTTACAGCAGGAAAGAAGTGCTTGACATG GAGAAATTGATGATCaatactttacaattcaatctatCTTCTCCTACACCATATGTGTTTATGAGGAGATTTCTCAAAGCTGCTCAATCTAACAAGAAG CTTGAGCTTCTGTCGTTCTTCATGATCGAGCTGTGCCTAGTCGAATATGAAATGCTTAAATTTCCACCTTCTTTATTAGCTGCTGCTGCTATTTTCACTGCTCAGTGTACTATTGGTGGGTTTAAGCATTGGAGCAAGACCTGTGAGTGGTATACAAACTACAAAGAAGAGCAGCTTAT GGATTGCTCAAGAATGATGGTTACTTTCCATCAGAAAGCAGGTACAGGGAAACTTACAGGCGTACAACGCAAGTATTGCACATCTAAGTATGGTTATGCTGCAAAAACTGAACCAGCAACTTTTCtccttgaggcaaaatcctag
- the LOC107922258 gene encoding G2/mitotic-specific cyclin-2 isoform X2 yields the protein MAGSDENNPGVIGPSQVGLRAGARGKFAAATGQNRRALSIVNRDVVGAPPFPCAVKKRPLSERNAVSNKIPSTHVHRPITRKFAAEMANKLQMKPEVPNESDDFTIIDLDDPKESNDTEVPMFERHVESMLEEIDRMEEVEMEDIAEGPFLDIDNGDKKNPLAVVEYIDDLYKFYRKAECTGCVPPNYMAQQHDINEKMRAILIDWLIEVHYKFELMEETLYLTVKVIDRFLSVHQVVRKKLQLVGITAMLLACKYEEVSVPVVEDLILISDKAYSRKEVLDMEKLMINTLQFNLSSPTPYVFMRRFLKAAQSNKKLELLSFFMIELCLVEYEMLKFPPSLLAAAAIFTAQCTIGGFKHWSKTCEWYTNYKEEQLMDCSRMMVTFHQKAGTGKLTGVQRKYCTSKYGYAAKTEPATFLLEAKS from the exons ATGGCTGGATCAGATGAGAACAATCCAGGAGTTATCGGACCCTCGCAAG TGGGCTTGCGTGCCGGGGCCCGGGGGAAGTTCGCGGCGGCGACTGGGCAGAATCGGAGGGCATTGAGCATCGTTAATCGGGATGTAGTTGGAGCTCCACCTTTCCCTTGTGCTGTCAAAAAGAGACCTTTATCTGA aagaaatgcagtctctaaTAAGATCCCATCCACACATGTGCATAGACCAATTACTAG GAAGTTTGCTGCGGAGATGGCGAACAAGCTGCAAATGAAACCAGAG GTTCCAAATGAATCGGATGATTTCACTATCATAGATTTGGATGACCCCAAGGAAAGTAATGACACCGAAGTGCCTATGTTTGAGCGACATGTTGAATCTATGTTGGAGGAGATTGACCGGATG GAGGAGGTTGAAATGGAAGACATTGCTGAAGGGCCTTTTTTGGACATTGACAATGGTGATAAAAAGAATCCGCTTGCAGTTGTTGAGTACATTGATGATTTATACAAATTCTACAGGAAAGCAGAG TGTACCGGTTGTGTCCCTCCAAATTATATGGCACAACAACATGACATTAACGAAAAGATGAGAGCTATCCTCATTGATTGGCTGATAGAG GTTCATTACAAGTTTGAGCTGATGGAAGAGACCTTATATCTGACAGTCAAGgtaattgatagatttttatCAGTCCATCAAGTTGTGAGGAAGAAACTTCAGCTGGTTGGAATAACAGCCATGCTTCTTGCCTGCAAATACGAAGAAGTTTCTGTTCCGGTTGTGGAGGATCTGATTCTGATTTCTGATAAGGCTTACAGCAGGAAAGAAGTGCTTGACATG GAGAAATTGATGATCaatactttacaattcaatctatCTTCTCCTACACCATATGTGTTTATGAGGAGATTTCTCAAAGCTGCTCAATCTAACAAGAAG CTTGAGCTTCTGTCGTTCTTCATGATCGAGCTGTGCCTAGTCGAATATGAAATGCTTAAATTTCCACCTTCTTTATTAGCTGCTGCTGCTATTTTCACTGCTCAGTGTACTATTGGTGGGTTTAAGCATTGGAGCAAGACCTGTGAGTGGTATACAAACTACAAAGAAGAGCAGCTTAT GGATTGCTCAAGAATGATGGTTACTTTCCATCAGAAAGCAGGTACAGGGAAACTTACAGGCGTACAACGCAAGTATTGCACATCTAAGTATGGTTATGCTGCAAAAACTGAACCAGCAACTTTTCtccttgaggcaaaatcctag
- the LOC107922261 gene encoding small nuclear ribonucleoprotein SmD3b, translated as MSRSLGIPVKLLHEASGHIVTVELKSGELYRGSMVECEDNWNCQLENITFTAKDGKVSQLEHVFIRGSKVRFMVIPDMLKNAPMFKRLDAKIKGKSSSLGVGRGRAVAMRAKAQAAGRGTTAGRGVVPSIRR; from the exons ATGAGTCGGAGTTTGGGTATACCGGTGAAGCTGCTGCACGAGGCGTCGGGTCACATCGTAACTGTGGAGCTCAAGAGTGGAGAGCTTTACAGAGGAAGCATGGTCGAGTGCGAGGATAACTGGAATTGCCAGCTCGAGAACATCACCTTCACTGCTAAA GATGGGAAGGTTTCACAGCTTGAGCATGTTTTCATTCGAGGCAGTAAAGTCAG GTTTATGGTCATACCAGATATGTTGAAGAATGCTCCTATGTTCAAACGTCTAGATGCTAAAATCAAG GGCAAGAGTTCATCTCTTGGAGTTGGCAGAGGTAGAGCTGTTGCAATGCGAGCTAAA GCTCAAGCTGCTGGCCGTGGCACAACAGCCGGGAGAGGTGTTGTGCCATCTATTCGTAGGTAA
- the LOC107922258 gene encoding G2/mitotic-specific cyclin-2 isoform X1 yields the protein MAGSDENNPGVIGPSQEVGLRAGARGKFAAATGQNRRALSIVNRDVVGAPPFPCAVKKRPLSERNAVSNKIPSTHVHRPITRKFAAEMANKLQMKPEVPNESDDFTIIDLDDPKESNDTEVPMFERHVESMLEEIDRMEEVEMEDIAEGPFLDIDNGDKKNPLAVVEYIDDLYKFYRKAECTGCVPPNYMAQQHDINEKMRAILIDWLIEVHYKFELMEETLYLTVKVIDRFLSVHQVVRKKLQLVGITAMLLACKYEEVSVPVVEDLILISDKAYSRKEVLDMEKLMINTLQFNLSSPTPYVFMRRFLKAAQSNKKLELLSFFMIELCLVEYEMLKFPPSLLAAAAIFTAQCTIGGFKHWSKTCEWYTNYKEEQLMDCSRMMVTFHQKAGTGKLTGVQRKYCTSKYGYAAKTEPATFLLEAKS from the exons ATGGCTGGATCAGATGAGAACAATCCAGGAGTTATCGGACCCTCGCAAG aAGTGGGCTTGCGTGCCGGGGCCCGGGGGAAGTTCGCGGCGGCGACTGGGCAGAATCGGAGGGCATTGAGCATCGTTAATCGGGATGTAGTTGGAGCTCCACCTTTCCCTTGTGCTGTCAAAAAGAGACCTTTATCTGA aagaaatgcagtctctaaTAAGATCCCATCCACACATGTGCATAGACCAATTACTAG GAAGTTTGCTGCGGAGATGGCGAACAAGCTGCAAATGAAACCAGAG GTTCCAAATGAATCGGATGATTTCACTATCATAGATTTGGATGACCCCAAGGAAAGTAATGACACCGAAGTGCCTATGTTTGAGCGACATGTTGAATCTATGTTGGAGGAGATTGACCGGATG GAGGAGGTTGAAATGGAAGACATTGCTGAAGGGCCTTTTTTGGACATTGACAATGGTGATAAAAAGAATCCGCTTGCAGTTGTTGAGTACATTGATGATTTATACAAATTCTACAGGAAAGCAGAG TGTACCGGTTGTGTCCCTCCAAATTATATGGCACAACAACATGACATTAACGAAAAGATGAGAGCTATCCTCATTGATTGGCTGATAGAG GTTCATTACAAGTTTGAGCTGATGGAAGAGACCTTATATCTGACAGTCAAGgtaattgatagatttttatCAGTCCATCAAGTTGTGAGGAAGAAACTTCAGCTGGTTGGAATAACAGCCATGCTTCTTGCCTGCAAATACGAAGAAGTTTCTGTTCCGGTTGTGGAGGATCTGATTCTGATTTCTGATAAGGCTTACAGCAGGAAAGAAGTGCTTGACATG GAGAAATTGATGATCaatactttacaattcaatctatCTTCTCCTACACCATATGTGTTTATGAGGAGATTTCTCAAAGCTGCTCAATCTAACAAGAAG CTTGAGCTTCTGTCGTTCTTCATGATCGAGCTGTGCCTAGTCGAATATGAAATGCTTAAATTTCCACCTTCTTTATTAGCTGCTGCTGCTATTTTCACTGCTCAGTGTACTATTGGTGGGTTTAAGCATTGGAGCAAGACCTGTGAGTGGTATACAAACTACAAAGAAGAGCAGCTTAT GGATTGCTCAAGAATGATGGTTACTTTCCATCAGAAAGCAGGTACAGGGAAACTTACAGGCGTACAACGCAAGTATTGCACATCTAAGTATGGTTATGCTGCAAAAACTGAACCAGCAACTTTTCtccttgaggcaaaatcctag
- the LOC107922258 gene encoding G2/mitotic-specific cyclin-2 isoform X4 encodes MAGSDENNPGVIGPSQEVGLRAGARGKFAAATGQNRRALSIVNRDVVGAPPFPCAVKKRPLSEKFAAEMANKLQMKPEVPNESDDFTIIDLDDPKESNDTEVPMFERHVESMLEEIDRMEEVEMEDIAEGPFLDIDNGDKKNPLAVVEYIDDLYKFYRKAECTGCVPPNYMAQQHDINEKMRAILIDWLIEVHYKFELMEETLYLTVKVIDRFLSVHQVVRKKLQLVGITAMLLACKYEEVSVPVVEDLILISDKAYSRKEVLDMEKLMINTLQFNLSSPTPYVFMRRFLKAAQSNKKLELLSFFMIELCLVEYEMLKFPPSLLAAAAIFTAQCTIGGFKHWSKTCEWYTNYKEEQLMDCSRMMVTFHQKAGTGKLTGVQRKYCTSKYGYAAKTEPATFLLEAKS; translated from the exons ATGGCTGGATCAGATGAGAACAATCCAGGAGTTATCGGACCCTCGCAAG aAGTGGGCTTGCGTGCCGGGGCCCGGGGGAAGTTCGCGGCGGCGACTGGGCAGAATCGGAGGGCATTGAGCATCGTTAATCGGGATGTAGTTGGAGCTCCACCTTTCCCTTGTGCTGTCAAAAAGAGACCTTTATCTGA GAAGTTTGCTGCGGAGATGGCGAACAAGCTGCAAATGAAACCAGAG GTTCCAAATGAATCGGATGATTTCACTATCATAGATTTGGATGACCCCAAGGAAAGTAATGACACCGAAGTGCCTATGTTTGAGCGACATGTTGAATCTATGTTGGAGGAGATTGACCGGATG GAGGAGGTTGAAATGGAAGACATTGCTGAAGGGCCTTTTTTGGACATTGACAATGGTGATAAAAAGAATCCGCTTGCAGTTGTTGAGTACATTGATGATTTATACAAATTCTACAGGAAAGCAGAG TGTACCGGTTGTGTCCCTCCAAATTATATGGCACAACAACATGACATTAACGAAAAGATGAGAGCTATCCTCATTGATTGGCTGATAGAG GTTCATTACAAGTTTGAGCTGATGGAAGAGACCTTATATCTGACAGTCAAGgtaattgatagatttttatCAGTCCATCAAGTTGTGAGGAAGAAACTTCAGCTGGTTGGAATAACAGCCATGCTTCTTGCCTGCAAATACGAAGAAGTTTCTGTTCCGGTTGTGGAGGATCTGATTCTGATTTCTGATAAGGCTTACAGCAGGAAAGAAGTGCTTGACATG GAGAAATTGATGATCaatactttacaattcaatctatCTTCTCCTACACCATATGTGTTTATGAGGAGATTTCTCAAAGCTGCTCAATCTAACAAGAAG CTTGAGCTTCTGTCGTTCTTCATGATCGAGCTGTGCCTAGTCGAATATGAAATGCTTAAATTTCCACCTTCTTTATTAGCTGCTGCTGCTATTTTCACTGCTCAGTGTACTATTGGTGGGTTTAAGCATTGGAGCAAGACCTGTGAGTGGTATACAAACTACAAAGAAGAGCAGCTTAT GGATTGCTCAAGAATGATGGTTACTTTCCATCAGAAAGCAGGTACAGGGAAACTTACAGGCGTACAACGCAAGTATTGCACATCTAAGTATGGTTATGCTGCAAAAACTGAACCAGCAACTTTTCtccttgaggcaaaatcctag
- the LOC121231864 gene encoding U-box domain-containing protein 15: MVMDVGERDGDGEDGGWENMGEDNGTKSPTDLVDETVSMIEYVARFGDYRRAQRKECYNLARRMKILLPFFDEIRHHGSPISHNCVASLSRLKKAIRLAMKLLKTCNEGSKIHLALESEAIMIKFHNAYVKLTQALEELPFDELEVSDEVREQIELMLTQLTRAKKRTDTQDIELAVDLMAVSSKTDERNADIAIVERLAKKLDLHTVEDLKIETIAVKKLSKERGSTAESIQQIIQLLNKFKQVLGMEITNVLDDTDTPQKLSKCHSLVIPHEFLCPITLEIMRDPVIVASGQTFERESIQKWFDSNHRTCPKTRQTLAHLSVAPNYALKNLITQWCEKNNFHLPKKEDQASSRKFFVDHEDEISCLVEQLSSSQLEVQRKAVKNIRVLSKENPEIRVLIAKHGAIPRLVKLLSYPDSKIQEHAVTALLNLSIDESNKRLITDEHAIPAIIEVLQNGSMESKENSAAALFSLSMLDENKVTIALENGIPPLVDLLQNGTIRGKRDAVTALFSLSLNQLNKVRAIEAGIVPPLMLLLEDKKLGMVDEALSILLLLATHAEGRHEMGQLSFIQTLVDIIKDGTPKNKECATSVLLELSSNNYSHILAALQFGVYEHLVQIAESGTNRAQRKANGLLQLMSKSEQIP; encoded by the exons ATGGTGATGGATGTTGGAGAAAGAGACGGAGATGGCGAAGATGGAGGATGGGAGAATATGGGGGAAGATAATGGGACGAAATCACCCACCGATTTGGTGGATGAAACGGTGAGTATGATTGAGTACGTGGCTCGGTTTGGGGATTACCGAAGAGCCCAAAGGAAAGAATGTTACAATCTGGCTAGGCGCATGAAGATTCTGTTACCTTTCTTCGATGAGATTCGGCACCATGGTTCCCCCATCAGCCACAATTGCGTCGCTTCTTTGTCTAGATTGAAGAAAGCAATCCGTTTGGCAATGAAACTATTGAAAACTTGCAATGAGGGTAGCAAGATCCACCTG GCATTGGAGAGTGAGGCTATAATGATCAAATTTCATAATGCTTACGTAAAGTTAACCCAAGCTTTGGAAGAGCTGCCTTTCGATGAACTTGAGGTATCTGACGAAGTCAGGGAACAG ATTGAGCTGATGCTGACTCAATTAACCCGGGCCAAAAAGAGAACAGACACGCAAGATATAGAGCTTGCTGTAGATCTGATGGCGGTATCCTCAAAAACCGATGAAAGGAATGCTGACATAGCCATAGTAGAAAGGCTAGCCAAAAAGCTAGACTTACATACCGTTGAGGACTTGAAGATAGAAACCATAGCTGTAAAGAAACTTTCTAAAGAAAGAGGCAGCACTGCAGAATCTATACAGCAAATCATACAACTGCTCAACAAATTCAAGCAGGTTTTAGGCATGGAAATTACCAATGTTCTTGATGATACTGACACGCCTCAGAAGTTGTCCAAGTGCCACTCTTTGGTCATCCCTCATGAGTTCCTCTGCCCCATCACACTTGAAATCATGAGAGATCCTGTTATTGTTGCCAGTGGACAG ACGTTTGAAAGAGAGAGCATCCAGAAGTGGTTTGATTCTAACCATCGCACATGTCCGAAGACCAGGCAGACTCTAGCTCACTTGTCAGTAGCGCCTAATTATGCCCTGAAGAACCTGATCACACAATGGTGTGAGAAGAACAACTTTCATCTCCCCAAGAAAGAGGATCAAGCATCTTCCAGGAAGTTCTTTGTTGATCATGAAGACGAAATTTCATGTCTGGTTGAACAACTATCTTCCAGTCAATTAGAAGTGCAGAGAAAAGCCGTAAAGAATATTCGTGTCCTTTCCAAGGAGAATCCAGAGATCAGAGTTTTGATTGCTAAACATGGAGCCATCCCACGATTAGTAAAGCTATTGTCCTATCCAGATTCTAAAATCCAAGAGCATGCTGTTACAGCTCTATTGAATTTATCCATAGACGAGTCTAATAAGAGGCTCATAACCGATGAACACGCGATACCAGCAATCATAGAGGTGTTGCAAAATGGAAGTATGGAGTCGAAAGAGAATTCGGCAGCCGCTTTATTTAGCTTGTCGATGCTGGACGAGAACAAAGTGACGATAGCTCTGGAAAACGGCATTCCTCCGCTTGTAGATTTGTTGCAGAACGGCACAATTAGAGGTAAAAGAGATGCTGTCACTGCACTGTTCAGCTTATCTCTCAACCAATTAAATAAGGTGAGGGCTATTGAAGCAGGCATAGTCCCACCCTTAATGCTGTTACTGGAGGACAAGAAACTGGGAATGGTTGATGAGGCCCTCTCCATCCTCTTACTTCTTGCAACTCACGCAGAGGGGAGACACGAGATGGGACAACTTTCATTCATTCAAACTCTGGTTGACATCATCAAAGATGGAACCCCTAAGAACAAGGAGTGTGCAACCTCGGTTCTTCTTGAGTTGAGTTCAAATAATTATTCACACATTCTTGCTGCCCTTCAATTTGGTGTATATGAGCATTTAGTTCAGATCGCTGAGAGTGGAACCAATAGAGCTCAGAGGAAAGCAAATGGCCTTTTACAGCTTATGAGCAAGTCCGAACAAATTCCATAA